The Nitrospiraceae bacterium genome has a window encoding:
- a CDS encoding response regulator transcription factor — protein MTKPRVLLADDHTLVVEGFRRLLEDQCQLVGTVGDGRSLLDAIPQLKPDIVILDISMPVLNGIDAARVLRTKHPQIKIVFITMHADPAYVRAAFEAGASAYLLKRCVGEELAQAMRAVRSGNFYVTPLITKEVVEGMLRGGDSASAMGPELTTRQREVLQLLAEGHTVKDIAGKLRISPRTVEFHKGQIMEQLNLHSTVELVKYAMAQGLTGQL, from the coding sequence ATGACCAAGCCTCGTGTCTTGCTGGCGGACGACCATACCCTGGTGGTCGAAGGGTTTCGGCGATTGCTGGAAGATCAATGCCAGCTCGTTGGCACGGTCGGGGACGGCCGCTCGCTGCTCGACGCGATCCCGCAACTCAAGCCCGACATCGTGATACTGGACATCTCCATGCCGGTGCTCAATGGTATCGATGCGGCCCGTGTCCTCAGGACCAAGCACCCCCAGATCAAGATTGTGTTCATCACCATGCATGCCGATCCGGCCTACGTTCGGGCAGCCTTTGAGGCCGGGGCGTCCGCCTATCTCCTCAAGCGCTGTGTGGGGGAGGAGCTGGCGCAGGCGATGCGTGCCGTGCGGAGCGGGAATTTTTACGTCACCCCCCTGATCACCAAAGAGGTGGTCGAGGGAATGCTCCGCGGTGGAGACAGTGCTTCGGCAATGGGGCCTGAGCTCACTACCAGGCAGCGGGAAGTGCTCCAGCTCTTGGCAGAGGGCCATACCGTCAAGGATATTGCCGGAAAATTAAGGATTTCCCCCAGAACGGTCGAGTTTCACAAGGGGCAAATCATGGAGCAGTTGAACCTCCACAGTACCGTCGAATTGGTCAAATATGCCATGGCACAGGGCCTGACCGGTCAGCTCTAG
- a CDS encoding DEAD/DEAH box helicase produces MAVLPFHSVIDEWFRGRFGVPTDVQIKAWPAIQSGGHVLIAAPTGSGKTLAAFLSCIDSLFRQALDRDLRDETQVLYVSPLKALSNDVQKNLQQPLTEIGQAAMATGLLLPELRVVVRTGDTPMLERQNMLKRPPHILITTPESLFILLTAEKSRRMLRTVRTVIVDEIHAVAPNKRGSHLALSLERLEALTSAPPQRIGLSATQRPIETVARFLTGDRALPLVQQDAPLFDSFATHEGKGTGVTIVDVGHRRKMDLAVEVPKDELGAVATNAIWSDLYDRVAELVQAHRSTLVFVNTRRLAERVSHYLEDRLKHLGDGVVAAHHGSLSRQIRLSAEDRLKAGAARVVVATASLELGIDVGTVDLVCQIGSPRAIATCLQRVGRAGHWIHAVPKGRLFATTRDELIECAALIRAMRAGLLDRISVPPAPLDVLAQQIVAAAATQSWDEDELYTLCRHADPYRELARREFDAILTMLSEGIATNRGRRHAYLHHDRINRRIRGRRGARLAAITSGGAIPETANYAVIAEPDGTVVGSVDEDFAVESLAGDIILLGNTSWRIRGVETGKMRVEDAHGAPPTIPFWRGEAPARTADLSAEVAGLRVEIANRLDERAESASMLRSSAAAWLKAECGLDQRGAEQAVLYIASGRMVLGTIPSQQMVVAERFFDESGGMQLVIHAPFGGRVNRAWGLALRKRFCVTFDFELQAAATDEGLVLSLGERHSFPLDTVFAFLNVKTIREVLVQAVLQAPMFMTRWRWNAARALALLRFSGGKKVPPQIQRMRAEDLLSTVFPDAIACQDNFQGERTVRQIPDHPLVQETIRDCLTEAMDIEGLETVLRAIDEGTIRCVAVDTPTPSLFCHEILNANPYAFLDDAPLEERRARAVEMRRSLPAELAGSLGALDQAAIDQVVEESWPVVRDMDEAHDALLSLMWVPGESAQLWIHYFHELERSGRAYLLSPPVSRLTSSEASGWIAAENRERVAACFITGDEATVDAIVLGWMECIGPTTSAELAARIHVSPDDINGAMLRLESQGQVLRGHFRQAPEGSGGIRDGSAEASGLSSQEWCHRRLLARIHRLTVGRLRKEIEPVTAAEFMRFLFQWQHVSPGARLHGDTGVLEVVKQLEGFEAPASTWEPHLLRVRVAKYDPVHLDRLCLGGTVMWGRLTPPPKLLQELGGMAGRRVVPTRVAPVSLFTRDNASLWRGLAMQNVEGIDLDSRLSSVAQAIRTMLQSRGASFFDEVLHATRLLPAEVEEGLWELVAAGSVTADGFDNLRALIDPKRRRADKGDRSRRPRHVGGRWSLLRPAERHQPSALSQMSPNAPPNAPQSSSASEHLARQLLRRYGVVFRDLLGRESLVSAWRDLLVCYRRLEMAGEIRGGRFVSGFTGEQYALPEAVEALRAVKKQGSTTASQEIKLCAADPLNLVGIILPGARVPAIPTNFLIVRDGQVVRTELGKDSKGQAAVQRLQRIL; encoded by the coding sequence ATGGCCGTCCTCCCGTTCCATTCCGTCATCGATGAGTGGTTCCGTGGGCGGTTCGGTGTGCCGACCGACGTTCAGATCAAAGCTTGGCCCGCCATTCAATCCGGTGGGCACGTTCTGATCGCCGCGCCGACCGGATCCGGCAAAACACTGGCGGCATTTCTTTCCTGTATCGACAGCCTCTTCCGGCAAGCTCTGGATCGAGACCTGCGCGACGAGACGCAGGTACTCTACGTCTCTCCGCTCAAAGCACTCAGCAACGACGTTCAAAAGAATCTCCAGCAGCCGCTCACGGAGATCGGCCAGGCGGCGATGGCGACGGGGCTGTTGCTGCCGGAACTCCGGGTGGTCGTTCGAACCGGTGACACGCCGATGCTCGAACGGCAGAACATGCTCAAGCGCCCGCCCCATATCCTCATCACCACGCCTGAGTCCCTCTTTATTCTCCTCACGGCGGAGAAGAGCCGCCGGATGCTTCGCACCGTACGCACGGTCATTGTGGACGAGATTCACGCGGTGGCACCGAACAAGCGGGGCTCACATCTGGCCCTGTCACTCGAGCGGCTGGAAGCTCTGACCAGTGCTCCGCCCCAGCGCATCGGGCTTTCGGCGACGCAACGTCCGATCGAGACCGTCGCGCGATTCTTGACAGGAGACCGGGCGTTGCCGCTCGTGCAGCAAGACGCGCCGCTCTTTGACTCCTTTGCGACCCACGAGGGTAAGGGGACGGGCGTGACCATCGTGGATGTCGGCCACCGACGGAAGATGGATCTCGCGGTGGAAGTGCCGAAGGATGAGCTTGGCGCGGTCGCCACCAATGCCATTTGGAGCGATCTGTACGACCGTGTGGCTGAACTCGTGCAAGCCCATCGATCGACGCTGGTATTCGTGAACACGAGGCGGCTGGCCGAGCGAGTGTCGCATTATCTCGAAGACAGGCTGAAGCACCTGGGCGATGGAGTCGTCGCGGCACATCACGGCAGCCTCTCCCGACAGATCAGACTCTCGGCGGAGGATCGATTGAAAGCCGGCGCGGCCCGCGTGGTGGTAGCGACGGCCTCGTTGGAACTCGGCATCGACGTGGGCACCGTGGATCTGGTGTGTCAGATCGGATCGCCTCGTGCGATCGCTACCTGCCTGCAGCGAGTGGGGCGGGCGGGGCATTGGATTCACGCTGTGCCCAAAGGCCGGCTGTTTGCCACGACGAGAGACGAATTGATCGAATGTGCCGCGCTGATCCGGGCCATGCGGGCCGGCCTGCTCGATCGGATTTCGGTGCCGCCGGCTCCGCTTGATGTCCTGGCGCAACAGATCGTTGCCGCCGCTGCCACCCAGTCATGGGACGAAGATGAGCTGTACACCCTCTGCCGACACGCGGATCCCTACCGGGAATTGGCTCGACGCGAGTTCGACGCGATTCTGACGATGTTGTCCGAGGGCATCGCAACCAATCGTGGGCGGAGACATGCGTATCTACACCATGACCGGATCAATCGCCGGATTCGAGGCCGTCGGGGTGCGAGGTTGGCCGCTATTACGTCCGGTGGTGCCATACCGGAAACCGCCAACTATGCCGTGATTGCCGAGCCCGATGGCACGGTGGTGGGTTCCGTCGACGAGGATTTCGCCGTAGAGAGCCTGGCTGGAGACATCATTCTGCTCGGCAACACCTCCTGGCGGATTCGCGGCGTCGAAACGGGCAAGATGCGTGTCGAGGACGCCCACGGCGCACCGCCGACGATCCCATTCTGGCGGGGGGAGGCGCCTGCGCGAACGGCCGATCTGTCGGCCGAGGTGGCCGGTCTTCGGGTGGAGATTGCGAACCGGTTGGATGAACGGGCCGAGTCGGCTTCGATGCTCCGGTCGTCCGCCGCAGCCTGGTTGAAGGCCGAATGTGGACTAGATCAACGCGGCGCGGAGCAGGCGGTACTCTACATTGCGTCCGGACGAATGGTCCTTGGGACTATTCCGTCACAACAGATGGTTGTCGCGGAACGGTTTTTCGATGAGAGCGGGGGGATGCAGTTGGTGATCCACGCGCCGTTTGGCGGCCGGGTGAACCGGGCGTGGGGCTTGGCCTTGAGAAAGCGGTTCTGCGTGACGTTTGATTTCGAACTGCAAGCGGCGGCAACCGACGAAGGGTTGGTCCTCTCGCTCGGCGAGCGTCACAGTTTTCCGCTGGACACGGTCTTTGCCTTTCTCAATGTGAAGACAATACGGGAAGTTCTGGTGCAGGCCGTCCTTCAGGCGCCGATGTTCATGACCAGGTGGCGCTGGAACGCGGCGCGAGCGTTGGCCCTGTTGCGCTTTTCCGGCGGCAAGAAGGTGCCGCCGCAGATTCAGCGGATGCGGGCCGAGGATTTACTGTCGACGGTTTTTCCGGACGCGATCGCCTGCCAAGATAACTTCCAGGGGGAGCGGACCGTGCGCCAGATTCCCGACCATCCGCTCGTGCAGGAAACGATCCGAGACTGTTTGACCGAGGCGATGGACATCGAGGGATTGGAAACGGTCTTGCGGGCGATCGACGAGGGCACGATCCGTTGTGTTGCGGTGGATACGCCGACCCCGTCCCTGTTCTGCCATGAGATTTTGAACGCCAATCCCTACGCGTTCCTCGATGATGCGCCGCTGGAAGAACGGCGGGCCCGCGCGGTTGAGATGCGGCGAAGCTTACCGGCCGAACTGGCCGGCAGTCTCGGCGCCTTGGACCAGGCGGCAATCGACCAGGTAGTCGAGGAATCGTGGCCGGTGGTCCGCGACATGGATGAGGCGCACGATGCCTTGTTGTCGTTGATGTGGGTGCCCGGCGAGTCAGCCCAGCTTTGGATCCACTATTTCCATGAGCTCGAGCGGAGCGGCCGCGCATATCTCCTATCGCCTCCCGTCTCACGTCTGACGTCCTCCGAGGCCTCAGGCTGGATCGCAGCAGAAAACCGGGAGCGAGTTGCGGCCTGCTTCATCACGGGTGATGAGGCGACGGTCGACGCGATCGTCTTAGGCTGGATGGAATGCATCGGCCCGACGACAAGCGCCGAGCTGGCTGCAAGGATTCATGTGTCTCCGGATGATATCAACGGCGCGATGCTGCGACTCGAATCCCAGGGGCAAGTCTTACGGGGGCACTTTCGTCAGGCGCCGGAAGGGAGCGGGGGGATACGGGATGGTTCGGCTGAAGCCTCAGGACTTTCGTCTCAGGAGTGGTGCCATCGCCGACTTCTGGCGCGAATCCATCGCTTGACCGTCGGCCGGCTCCGCAAGGAAATCGAGCCGGTTACCGCGGCCGAGTTCATGCGGTTCCTTTTCCAATGGCAACATGTCTCTCCCGGCGCCAGGCTGCACGGGGATACCGGAGTGTTGGAGGTGGTCAAGCAGCTTGAAGGGTTTGAGGCTCCCGCCTCGACCTGGGAGCCGCATCTGCTGCGCGTGCGGGTGGCCAAATATGATCCTGTCCATCTCGACCGGCTCTGTCTCGGCGGGACCGTGATGTGGGGGCGGCTCACGCCCCCTCCGAAGCTCCTCCAAGAATTGGGGGGCATGGCAGGGCGGCGTGTCGTGCCGACACGGGTGGCGCCGGTCAGTCTCTTCACGAGGGACAACGCCTCGCTGTGGCGAGGGCTTGCTATGCAGAATGTGGAGGGGATCGATCTCGATTCGAGATTGTCGTCGGTGGCTCAAGCGATTCGCACGATGTTGCAGTCCCGCGGAGCCAGCTTTTTCGACGAGGTCCTGCATGCGACGCGGCTCCTGCCCGCCGAGGTGGAAGAGGGGTTGTGGGAGTTGGTCGCGGCTGGGTCGGTAACGGCCGATGGATTCGACAATCTGCGGGCGCTCATTGACCCGAAGCGGCGGCGAGCGGACAAGGGAGATCGAAGTCGGCGACCTCGGCATGTCGGCGGGCGATGGTCGCTGCTCAGGCCTGCTGAACGCCATCAGCCGTCAGCGCTCAGCCAGATGAGTCCCAATGCACCACCGAATGCACCACAGTCATCATCGGCCAGCGAGCATCTCGCCCGGCAACTCTTGCGCCGGTACGGCGTCGTGTTTCGTGATTTGTTGGGGCGGGAATCGCTCGTGTCGGCCTGGCGGGATCTGCTGGTCTGCTATCGGCGTCTGGAAATGGCGGGGGAAATCCGTGGCGGTCGATTCGTGTCAGGATTTACCGGGGAACAGTACGCACTGCCGGAGGCGGTCGAAGCCTTGCGCGCGGTGAAGAAGCAGGGCTCGACTACCGCTTCGCAAGAGATCAAGCTGTGTGCTGCCGACCCGCTGAATTTGGTCGGGATCATTCTGCCAGGGGCGCGTGTGCCCGCCATTCCGACGAATTTCTTGATTGTTCGCGACGGCCAGGTCGTAAGGACGGAGTTGGGGAAGGATTCGAAAGGCCAGGCAGCCGTTCAGCGGCTACAACGTATCTTGTGA
- a CDS encoding helix-turn-helix transcriptional regulator — protein sequence MAARSSARASNRGAATPIKETHVGDILRRFRKSRHLSVRTLADKCGFSPSFISQVELRQASPSIASTEKIASALGMTLGEFFHALAPSSPSVIRADARPVVQSEWSRAKIETLGPVGEDSQLEPMVITIQPGGRSGHKPYTRAGEQLAVILQGSVELTLGEEIHQLKRGDAACIPARHQHCWRNGSRKPSQILIVTVRRRA from the coding sequence ATGGCTGCACGTTCATCCGCACGCGCCTCCAACCGAGGCGCAGCGACGCCGATTAAGGAAACCCACGTCGGCGATATTCTTCGCCGGTTCCGAAAGTCCCGACACTTGTCTGTCCGCACGCTGGCCGACAAGTGCGGGTTCTCCCCCAGCTTCATTTCACAGGTGGAACTGCGTCAGGCATCCCCTTCGATTGCCTCCACCGAGAAAATCGCCTCTGCCCTCGGCATGACGCTGGGCGAGTTCTTCCATGCCCTCGCCCCATCCTCCCCCTCCGTCATTCGCGCCGACGCCAGGCCCGTCGTCCAGAGTGAGTGGTCGCGCGCCAAGATCGAAACTCTGGGACCCGTCGGTGAGGACAGCCAGCTGGAGCCGATGGTGATTACGATTCAACCCGGAGGGCGAAGTGGGCATAAACCCTACACGAGAGCCGGAGAGCAGTTAGCCGTGATTTTGCAGGGGAGCGTTGAACTGACGCTGGGAGAGGAAATCCATCAATTAAAGCGTGGAGATGCTGCCTGCATTCCGGCTAGACATCAGCACTGCTGGCGAAACGGGAGCCGGAAACCGTCTCAAATCCTGATCGTCACGGTCCGCCGACGCGCATAA
- a CDS encoding response regulator transcription factor — protein MRPRVLLGDSSRAMLAFMEILLESQFEVVASVTDGEALVLAAKSLTPDLVVLDFSLSFLDGLSVGRRLQELTPTTRVVFFSSHEDPVYATAAFEVGAAGYLVKHLTGDLVHCLHRVMQGERVQCPEGISTRTLAPRKE, from the coding sequence ATGCGACCCCGTGTGTTGCTGGGCGATTCGTCCCGGGCCATGTTGGCCTTTATGGAGATCCTGCTCGAGAGCCAGTTTGAGGTGGTTGCGTCGGTCACGGATGGGGAAGCCCTCGTGCTGGCGGCTAAGTCCCTCACCCCTGACCTCGTCGTGCTCGATTTCTCCCTCTCATTTCTCGACGGGCTGTCGGTCGGCCGACGGCTTCAGGAACTCACTCCTACAACCAGAGTCGTCTTTTTCTCGTCCCATGAAGATCCTGTCTATGCGACGGCCGCATTCGAGGTCGGTGCGGCGGGATATTTGGTGAAACATCTGACGGGGGATCTCGTGCATTGCTTGCACCGTGTGATGCAAGGCGAGCGGGTTCAGTGTCCGGAAGGCATCTCGACGCGGACGTTGGCTCCTCGGAAAGAGTGA
- a CDS encoding sensor histidine kinase, which translates to MPVCSFQRRPSRASFEPDAGAPRWREELILAAGGILACLFFVLDLHLPLGVANGVLYSLVVVLAGVSERRTLPAWTALACSILHMVGTVLGPSLPGLPTWFGWGNHLLGLFSIWVPVLFVFQRRRTEALLKEANERLEQRVSERTADLAESRLAIQRNEVQLHALTGRILTAQEEERRRIARDLHDDVNQRLAILTLGLQGVERRNGSVPDEVQREVRSALRGLAALSDDVRHMAYRYHPSILDDLGLEAALQRLLDEFSARTGIKTLFVRQPLDPPPGKSTATALYRVVQECLSNIVRHADASRVEVELTGGGEEVELVVRDNGIGFQPQVGEPAQGGLGLLNIRERLLALDGHCRIESAPGQGTTVSVHVPIGEVHP; encoded by the coding sequence ATGCCGGTATGTTCATTTCAGAGAAGGCCGTCACGGGCTTCTTTCGAACCGGATGCGGGAGCGCCCCGGTGGCGGGAAGAGCTCATTCTTGCTGCCGGCGGAATTCTTGCCTGCTTGTTTTTTGTCCTGGATCTGCATCTTCCCTTAGGCGTAGCCAACGGGGTTCTGTACAGTCTGGTGGTCGTGCTGGCCGGCGTCTCCGAGCGACGTACGCTTCCGGCATGGACCGCGTTGGCCTGCTCGATCCTGCACATGGTTGGGACCGTCTTAGGACCTTCCTTGCCTGGACTCCCGACGTGGTTCGGTTGGGGCAACCACCTGCTAGGACTGTTTTCCATTTGGGTCCCTGTGCTATTTGTCTTTCAACGTCGGCGTACGGAAGCGCTCTTGAAGGAGGCCAATGAGCGGCTGGAGCAGCGCGTTTCCGAACGGACGGCGGATCTTGCGGAAAGCCGGTTGGCGATTCAGCGCAACGAAGTGCAGTTGCATGCCCTCACCGGCAGAATTCTGACGGCACAGGAGGAAGAACGCCGGCGGATCGCGCGGGACCTGCACGACGATGTGAATCAGCGATTGGCCATTCTCACGCTCGGGCTTCAGGGCGTTGAACGGCGGAACGGATCGGTTCCCGACGAGGTGCAACGCGAAGTCCGCAGCGCGCTACGGGGATTGGCTGCGTTGTCAGACGATGTGCGCCACATGGCGTACCGGTATCATCCGTCGATCCTCGATGATTTGGGGTTGGAAGCGGCGCTGCAACGGTTGCTGGATGAGTTTTCGGCGAGAACGGGGATCAAGACTCTCTTCGTCCGACAGCCGCTTGATCCGCCGCCGGGCAAATCAACCGCCACAGCCCTTTACCGTGTCGTGCAGGAGTGCTTATCCAATATCGTGCGGCATGCCGACGCCTCTCGGGTGGAGGTCGAACTGACCGGAGGCGGAGAGGAAGTTGAACTGGTGGTGCGGGACAACGGAATCGGATTCCAACCGCAAGTAGGCGAACCCGCGCAAGGCGGCCTGGGTCTCTTGAACATTCGGGAGCGGCTACTGGCGCTGGACGGGCATTGTCGCATTGAATCGGCGCCGGGGCAGGGCACCACCGTCTCCGTGCATGTGCCGATCGGAGAGGTGCATCCATGA
- a CDS encoding universal stress protein — MTTIPDAVGLQRIFHPTDFSPDSQVAFAHALKLALLHRAELTIMHVDPTVEPEGFEDFPRVRPTLERWGVLPAGSSKRDVVDLGLQIKKVRALADNPKLAILDHLSSHAMDLMVLTTHQHEGITRWSHHPVAEPVLRAAHVRTLFVPNHVQGFVSLEDGHTSLNRLLLPISADIPSQPALDMAEALVTSLGSSSAEFTLVHAGAKDGASVLTLPERAGWHFEQLFGKGHPVEWILAAGEEFDVDLIAMTTKGRDSFLDVLRGSTTERVLRGARCPLLAIPV, encoded by the coding sequence ATGACCACGATCCCTGATGCCGTCGGCCTCCAACGTATTTTCCATCCCACGGACTTTTCCCCAGACAGTCAGGTGGCTTTCGCCCATGCACTCAAGCTGGCACTGCTCCACCGAGCGGAACTCACCATCATGCACGTCGACCCGACGGTGGAGCCGGAGGGCTTCGAAGATTTTCCTCGCGTGCGCCCGACGCTGGAGCGGTGGGGCGTCCTTCCGGCCGGTAGTTCCAAGCGTGACGTCGTGGACCTCGGACTTCAGATCAAGAAAGTTCGAGCGTTGGCGGACAATCCGAAACTCGCCATTCTCGACCATCTGAGTTCACATGCCATGGACCTGATGGTGTTGACGACCCACCAGCATGAGGGAATCACTCGTTGGTCACACCACCCTGTGGCGGAACCGGTTTTGCGGGCAGCCCATGTGCGCACGCTTTTTGTCCCAAATCACGTGCAGGGGTTCGTCTCGCTGGAGGACGGTCACACGTCCTTGAACCGGCTGCTCCTCCCGATCTCCGCCGACATCCCCTCGCAACCGGCGCTCGATATGGCTGAGGCCCTCGTGACCAGCCTGGGTAGCTCCTCCGCTGAGTTTACGTTGGTCCACGCAGGAGCAAAGGATGGGGCGTCCGTGCTGACGCTCCCGGAACGAGCGGGTTGGCACTTCGAGCAATTATTCGGGAAGGGTCATCCGGTGGAGTGGATTCTGGCGGCCGGTGAGGAGTTCGATGTCGACCTGATTGCGATGACGACCAAAGGCCGCGACAGCTTCTTGGATGTTCTCCGCGGCAGCACGACCGAACGGGTTCTGCGCGGGGCCAGATGCCCGCTGCTGGCGATTCCGGTATAG
- a CDS encoding DUF3015 family protein, with protein MRALPSRITTCLSTLCVPLLFAACSFKATFKETTDTTSNITGTTSGRTWWNEDGILKPEHKIAAFAAYSHENLETDLARGRGEYLASLETLLDMPNPGQFSPNAQVSYETGRAAGDRSPDQLVHRFREQGATH; from the coding sequence ATGCGCGCGTTGCCTTCTCGCATCACCACATGTCTCAGCACACTCTGTGTCCCACTACTCTTTGCCGCCTGCAGTTTCAAAGCCACCTTCAAAGAAACGACCGATACGACCTCGAATATCACCGGCACCACCTCCGGCCGTACCTGGTGGAATGAAGACGGGATACTGAAGCCGGAACACAAGATCGCTGCCTTTGCCGCCTATAGCCATGAGAACCTTGAAACGGACCTCGCCCGGGGACGCGGAGAATACTTGGCCTCGCTGGAAACCTTACTGGACATGCCGAATCCGGGCCAATTCTCGCCCAACGCCCAGGTCTCCTACGAAACGGGGCGCGCCGCCGGCGACCGCTCGCCCGATCAGTTAGTCCATCGGTTCCGGGAACAGGGCGCCACGCACTGA